The nucleotide sequence gcATCAAATCTATCAAACACCAACTGTAATgccagtttttgttatttttaaatcacaAATATATCGAAGATATTTTGAATAGTAACAGAAGAAAACTGCTTCCACATTACAAATGGTAGGTGTATTTAACTTTTATTGGGGTTTCTACAGAAATTATTCATACAGTGTTAAGCCTTCCTTCTTAATTTGTAAAgagagataaataaaaataattaagattttttttgtcatttctaaatttttcaagCTCAGTGATTAATGTAGGGGACGCGTCTtccttaaagttttttttcttgtggTGTTTTGCAACGCTCTATATTTTGCAACTTTCATTGATTATATTAGTCTAACATCACTCTTTTTTTCTCTcctctaaaaaatattttaaacaaaatgtaaattatcatatttctatatttaaaatttctCAAGTTTTAAACCATGAAAATAGATATAATCTGAAGATAACTGCAGATGTTACTGCATTTGTTGATATACCATTTTATCAGAAACATGAGTTCTCCACTTGAGTCTGTTGTCTCAATTATTCGTTCAGGGTCAAGACCTCTGTCAAAACCTCTTAGTTTGTTATCCTCCtagaagaatgaaaaacaaacaagatgtaCATGCACCACATACAATTACTGTCATAATACATATGGTATCagaatttcttttatatatatatataaattttgtacatatataatacatGCAAAACCTGAATAAATATCTACtaattataacaagtacagttCTTAACCatgtaaaatctaaaataaaatgtgtattattcTAGCTTACTAACACTGCacaaaaaaaacaagtattaGACCAGGATCAATTTCAGGCATCTCTTTTTTACAATACCATGATATACGTCTATAACTAGCTAGCTGATAACCACATCTACACAACTCTCTCCTTCCTTAAGAAATTACTATAAGTTACTTAAACACATACTTAAGAACAGATATTACATGGTATGATCCttttttttcaatacaatatttactaatttCAGTAGAATTGTGTTAGCTAGTTTATAGTCCTAATTAAAACATagaatgttataaaacagttactatTTTCCAAGGTAACTTTTaacctttgtgtgtgtgtatttaaattttagCTGCAATTTTGATACATCAGTTTTCCAATTTAGAATTTGACCTTTATCGCACTTTTTCCAACATCAAAATGCACTAATTGTGTTTTTTACTTTGAGATGTATGCACATGCAATACTCAGAGATGCCAACtgtttcaaatgactgagcataatgattattgtagacagagccctttcacagttttagtccttttagatttgctgtgaaacaagacaatctggtaaaCAAGGCTCTCTTTTtcccatcttgtgaatgatcgcattggtgtttctatgccacttagaaaatgagaaatgcCCATCTACGTGAGCACTGATTAGCTGACAAGTACTGATggcgtaactatggattccccatgtacccagtatggaaaAGCATCattactcaaactattggtaggcgtcggagatacaaatatttttattatttcaagcacaaacatgattatcataagtagccatttggactatgtcttttattcattatcaaaatttatttgtatctcactagaaattttcttttcacccctttcgaAGCCCTgtgggaacaatttatcactttattgtataggcctatataatatataataatttgggagttgcaacaagttgtaatatttgtctataTAGAGCTTTATAAATGtgaatgtatacaccaaaatcgtaatggttggcatctccaGTACTCATAAGGTGAGAAATTTAAAATGGGTGAGAATCCCACCATCGAACTACATGGAAAAGTTTGTGTGACACCATGGGGTAAATCTGCTTGTCACTCCAAAACAGTTGTAAATGTCAAGTTGGATAAATCAAATAACACCATCCAAGcgtaatattacaaataattctaACTGGCAAAATTTTTagttgtaaaaataacaataaatgccAACCGATTTCTCTTCACCTTTGCTATTTCATTtagttatacatattttttactcCTGCCTGATAATTTCAGGAAGCCACTTATGAAGCTCATCcatattttcagtaaacattCAAATCGAGGCCAGTGCAATGTTAATGTACTGACAGAAAATACTTGGTTTATTATGTTTTCTCTCTTCTTTCAAAATAGATGTAGTTGAATCTTctgtaaataatgtacatttCTTTGTTGAATCtacaagaataaaacatttttcaggcAGACTGCTGATACATTAATGCGTTCTGATTGTTAAAACCTTTGTTTTTTTGACAATGCATTCTTCTAGTTGGACAGGTATATTCAGTTAGTTACAACAGTTTTAAGTCATCTTACATATTTGACCTATGTAAGTAGCTTCTTAAACCTACATTTCTGACCTGTGTAGCTTCCTTTCTTTAAGTCACTGACCatcaaaacattacaatttaaaatgGCATGACTGCGCTTTTTTCACCAattcaaactttatattaaaaataacttgctTGAAACATGCAATCTCAATTAAAAAGGAATCAATGCCatttatgaatgaaacaatttcCTTTTCACCATTTTTATGGGTAAACATAGATATAATAATTCATaatgcttggtttgttttgaatttcatgcaaaaggTACTTTCGGGCCATCTacactagtcgtccctactttagcagtgtaagactaaagggaaggcagctagtcattgccagccactgcaaactcttgggctactcttttaccaatgaatagtgggattgaccgtaacattataatgcccccacagctgaaagggcgagcatgtttgttgtgacggggattcaaactctcgaccctcagattacgagtcaagtgccttaaccacctggccatgctgggccatcgTGATGTTAGGAAAATATGTACACTTGTAAAACCAACTTAAGACAGAAATACAAGATCCTATAACTCAAATGCTTTTAAAAAGGTGGATCTTTCACGATCAGTTCACCCATTATAAAGAAATCTCAAATTTTTGAAAGCCCTTAGCCTTGTAATCTTGTCaacaaaatatacagtaattagtagAACCGTGCAGACATGTTCAAACATTTCTACGGCTTTCCCCTTACTGTTTCTCAAATTTGATTAAACATTCTCAACAAAATCTCCAAACCAACTGAGTAATGatcttaaacaattaaaaaacacctttattcTGCATTACCAAAGACTATAATCTAATACACTGTTTACTTAAAGAAAGTTACAATtactaacagttttatattgGACTTGTACAAagggttttggtttttttattttacagtctcAAAAATTAACTCAAGTCTATTTATTGTTAGCTAAGTTTATAATGgaaactttataataaactaGCTATATATACATCTtagaaataaagtgaaaaaatatatttgcgGGTAAAATGTAAAAGCAACGATGAAATACATAATGAATCTTCTGATAAGCAGTGTCAAACACCTTTAAAAAATgattgttattttctattttttcgagaaacaaaaacatttttaagattATTCCTGCATTATTTATTCTTCTGTTACAATGCTATAAATGGAAGGACATCTTCCTAGTGACCCAAAAAgttatgaaagaaaaatgaattacATTAATCACATCACATGTAAATGATAGTCATCATCCCTTAATGGATGGTTGTATTACATTCACTAATCTCTCAAGTTGTACATCacagttcaaaataattttgagcTGTTTTGGTGCAGTTTTTATACCACCCATGGCTAGTGAATGTCAACACTTTCCAAAGTGCTATGCCTTCCTTGTTCAGCTTATGGCTGTGATGACTGAGGCTTCAATGCTCACCAACTATTTGTTCCAAAGAAAAGTGTTTTATAAGTACTGCTACCAATCCTTTAGAAGACACATCATCAAGACATTTTGAAACATGCTGTATGGTATTTAGTAGTTAAGGAAATAATGCAACTTATCAAATTACACTGCCCTGACAGCGGGTAAGTGAAATCAAATGAAAGctaaaacattatacaatacTGGACAGAGATGACTAAACCAGCTTCCACTCATTttctaatacataataaattacagtttacatttttatatataaataaaaaacaattcattcagtatcaatttatttttagataaatacACACTTGTTTTCTGTTTGAAGTtgaacacaaaactatacaatgggctatctgcatttTACCCACGATGCATAACAAAACCTTAGTTTCTCGCGTTGCAAGTCTGCAAACACATTGCTGTACAACTGGGGAGGCAGCATGCATTCAAAACGTATTAGTATCTTATTACTTATTTAAAAGCTGAAACTACTAAACTTGAGAACTTCTGTAATAGTAGTATAAAATTCCAAACATCTACGTGGTTAACACCAGATCTTTAAAGACTTAAATACAGGTTATACAGAGTTCCATAACATGTAGACAGTGAAATGATGAACAGTAATCATGAAAAGATTTAGAAGCCTGTAacgagaaagaaaacaaaaagaaaacttgtaCATTTTGTAGCAGAAATCACTACTAAACATTTGGAATGACAAACACTTTGACTCCAGTTTTCTATGATTTTGAACACAATTATGTTAcctcaacttttttctttttcttttgagaaCTTTCACGTTTTTCAGTTCCattaatctttctttttttatctgaAGTATCTTTCTTTTCTTCCACGTCTACTTTCCGTTTTTCTTCAAACTCGGAAATAAGCTCTGGACAGTCAAGATTCTCCTCAGGCTCCCAAGTATTTTCAGACCTGAtaataaaaaacaccaaaatgAACAGACTTCAAACAGCACACAAGGTAGCTAGTCAAAGAGTTTTTCTGACTAATGTTTGTTTCCCCTCTGTGTTTAACCATAGGTACTGTGAACTGGTACCTGACTTTTGAATTTTGCTCTTAATTTTACAGTAATGAAAAACTAAAGAATagataaatgtaacaaaacacaactttAGTTACTAAACAGTTCTTATTTATTCTGCTTTAATTTTGAACATGAACACACCTGATCAGTTACCATGATTTCATGTTTATCACAAACTTTTTCTTATCAGTGGCCATGATCTGCATGATAAAATTTGGCTGAATTAGTGTGTGTTTGGTTAATCATTCTTTATTACAAACAACTGTGCTAGTAATATCCACACAACCTAACTCATGACCATTAATCATGTTCATACAACTACTCTGCTCCCATCATTGCCAAAGCTAGTTTGATAACTGAATATTGTAGAAACATTATTGGAACATCGACAGAACCACCACATGCAATGCTATACAGAAAATTTAAATCTAAAGGTTGGTTTTGGCAATTGGGGTTATCATTATAAGACCACTGTACTCCTATAATGTACTAAAACGGCAgaataatcagttattttattctactttctGCTTCTTTCAATACTTTCACCGAGAGAATTCTCTTCCTCATATCGATCATCTcctgaaatcttttttttttgttcatgcaTTAGAAAAAGACATTTGTGCAGCCTTGGCTCCAATAAAGTCATCTTTTAAACTAGTCTCCTTGTTTCTTCACTGGATGATGGGTTCACTTCTACCATTTCAGCAATACCTTTCTCACTGTACTTCTCTTTCTAAGTTCATCTCCCTTTCTTTTATATTACTTAGTTTTTATCTTTTctgtttctcttctttttttatattaaataggaCACCTTTGCTGAGCTCACAACATCTCTTTCTATTGGCAGCAAGTACATTCTGCCATCTGATAACAGTATTTCTTATTGTATTCTCAAACAGATGTGATGACCCCTCTGATGTAAGAACCATCTTATTAGTTCACAATTATCTTTCAATGTCTGCTTGTCCATAGTTTATAATTAGAGTATTCCCAATCTTTGGcaatttgttatatttgttgaaGTCACTCAGGCCCTTCAAAGTAAACACATCACACTAGTAGTTACAAACATGCACCAGCTGTCATCTCTTTAGATATTTTCTCCTTTGTGTACGTTATAAACACGCACCAGCTGTCATCTCTTTAGATATTTTCTCCTTTGTGTACGTTATAAACACGCACCAGCTGTCATCTCTTTAGATATTTTCTCCTTTGTGTACGTTACAAACATGCACCAGCTGTCATCTCTTTAGATATTTTCTCCTTTGTGTACGTTATAAACACGCACCAGCTGTCATCTCTTTAGATATTTTCTCCTTTGTAATGCGTTATAAACACGCACCAGCTGTCATCTCTTTAGATATTTTCTCCTTTGTGTAATGCTATAAACACGCACCAGCTGTCATCTCTTTAGATATTTTCTCCTTGTGTATGCTACAAACATGCACCAGCTGTCATCTCTTTAGATATTTTCTCCTTTCTGTACATATTAAACCCATCCAAAACCTGGATTTCACCTACCATGATACCTGGAAATATTTCAACTAAGCATTTCAGTTGTTCCAATGAAATGATGTGACTGATTCACAGAGTTTACATGCTACTGACTTCATACTTTTACACTATCCAATGTCACTTTAGACTACATGACACCCACATTCTTTCTAGATCTTTTCTGCTTGTGATGTAACTTTACTAAGAGTTAGTCTTGCTTCTACTGAAATCATTGTCACTCTTCACAGTCATGTTGAATTCAGTGGGAGATGTTACCTCTTCCTTTAAAAGCCTCATGACTATAGTTGAGAGCAGTAATGTTCATGTAATCAAACTGGACATGTACCACAGAAGACAAATGATGCATAGCTCTTGGATATCTATCTAGTTGACTTTTCTGCCTCTCCAAGAACGTCATCTCCACCAGCAACACTCTTGAATCATTTCTGTTTCACAGACCCTGCTTCTGATGAAGCATTGCAGACAGGAGGATTTTTTTAAACATGCTGAAAGAGCTTCTTGAAATGTGGCCAGGTCTGTTGTCTTACTCCAATACCAGCAATCCAGCAAGTTGTGCAGGGTCCAACAATAACTAAGCTTTGCTCACCTTACCTAATGATTTcatcatttattttgaatttgacaTATTTGTTTACATGTGAACCACCTGCAGACATTGACAAGGTACTGACTgatcaaaatttagtttttttcaagAATCTTTGAAGTTACAACTACGATGTTCAATGAACCCAGAAGGAAACAACACTTTTCACCTTTTCTTAACATATCTCCATATCGCAATTTTCCCAAAGTACAAActcaaaaatttgattttttttttttcctgttgttgttattattgggAAAGTTAGATTTTGTGGTTGGCTAATAATGCTAGTATGGATAAACTTTCTGTTGTGGATACTGCACCTCTTTGCTGTTTTATTCACATACATGTTATATGGAATTTAACTGAATATGAGTGGTTGTGTTTGGTAACATGGTACAGTGTATACAGCTCAGATAGTTAAGGCACATTTAAATCACTGGTGCAGCCATTCTAAAATATGCAAGTATTAAtgatcaaaatatgttttgtatttaaatcaacattcaaacaatgtaaaagcatatatatatatatatatatatatatatacacacacacacacacacacactacacttGTATGCATATACAAGAGTCAAATATGTCAGTGAAAACAAAAGCTCATAAATATTTAGTGACATTAAATTCTAGTATAGATGCTCATGACAATAAAACTAACATGACTGGCTCAACTTTACCTACAAACCTTTGGTCGGAACTGAAATGATCAAACTCAGAATCTTCACTATTAAACATGACATTCAAAACACTGACCCTCCCTTCCCTTCAGATTATGCATGTACAGGCTTGAGGCTAACAGTAGACAGACATGACCAATTGAGTTTACTAAATACAGAAAGCCTAGCTACCATGACAAAATCCACAAATTAAACagaacacaataaataaaataagtctaGCTTTGCCTGAAAAATTGGTgcgctgtgtgtgtgtgtgcatNNNNNNNNNNNNNNNNNNNNNNNNNNNNNNNNNNNNNNNNNNNNNNNNNNNNNNNNNNNNNNNNNNNNNNNNNNNNNNNNNNNNNNNNNNNNNNNNNNNNNNNNNNNNNNNNNNNNNNNNNNNNNNNNNNNNNNNNNNNNNNNNNNNNNNNNNNNNNNNNNNNNNNNNNNNNNNNNNNNNNNNNNNNNNNNNNNNNNNNNNNNNNNNNNNNNNNNNNNNNNNNNNNNNNNNNNNNNNNNNNNNNNNNNNNNNNNNNNNNNNNNNNNNNNNNNNNNNNNNNNNNNNNNNNNNNNNNNNNNNNNNNNNNNNNNNNNNNNNNNNNNNNNNNNNNNNNNNNNNNNNNNNNNNNNNNNNNNNNNNNNNNNNNNNNNNNNNNNNNNNNNNNNNNNNNNNNNNNNNNNNNNNNNNNNNNNNNNNNNNNNNNNNNNNNNNNNNNNNNNNNNNNNNNNNNNNNNNNNNNNNNNNNNNNNNNNNNNNNNNNNNNNNNNNNNNNNNNNNNNTTTCTAACAAAATACGGAAAGTTTAGTTGTATAGTTTTAACAAGATCTTGGTAAATGTTAGCACACTTTCTAACAAAATACGGAAAGTTTAGTTGTATAGTTTTAACAAGATCTCTGTAAATGTAACCACACTTTTCTaacaaaatatggaaagtttAGTTGTCTAGTTTTAACAAGATCTTTGTAAATGTTACCAcactttttttaacaaaatacggAAAGTTTAGTTGTATAGTTTCAACAAAGACCTCTATAAATGTTACTATACTTTTCTAACAAAATACGAtaagtatatatgcaaaaacggctcgtttcggttgagaaaatattttacgtagaagagcgaacaacgtttcgaccttcttcggtcatcgtcaggttcacaaagaaagaaagaggtaactgacctctacgtaaaatattttctcaacccaaacgagccgtttttacatatatatttctctacaagtgggttttctcgacatcactgaaaggaAAATACGAGAAGTTTAGTCGTTCAGTTTCAACACAGACCTCTGTAAATGTCAGTGCACCTTCCTCACAAAATACGGTAAATTTAGTTCTCTAGTTTCAAAGTTCTGTAAATGTATgaacactttaataaaaaaaatattttttttacctatCTTCACCTTGAGCTCTGTAAACGTCAATACACTTCACtaccaaaatacatttcatttaattatCTAGTTTCGATATGAActctgtacatttattttttctgtaaatttcaaCATAGCTTGTCATAAAAGAGCACTTTAATAGTCTACAAAATGACCAATAAAACATAGTTAAAAGTCTACGGTTTCCATGTGACTTTTCTGTATGTAACTTACATGACAGTATATTTAGTGGTTCACTGTTTTCATGTTGTATGAAAGTCAAAACGTCTTGCTTCAAAACAACACATCAATTAACACATAACACATCTTGTACGATAGGTTGTAACGTCACTAAACACtttacttataaaacataacacatcTAGTACGATAGGTTGTAACGTCACTAAACACtttacttataaaacataaacacatctaGTACGATAGGTTGTAACGTCACTAAACACtttacttataaaacataaacacatccAGTACGATAGTTCGTAACTTCAGTGTATACTTTACTTGTAAAACATAACACATAACATAACACATAAAACATAACACGATAGTTTGTAACTCCAGAACACAGTTTACTTAAATGAAATTTACtaagtttgttataaatttcataatGCACTATACTTATCAAAAATAATGcactatacttattaatattgcactatacttattaatattgcactatacttattaaaaataatgcactatacttattaaaaatattgcactatacttattaaaaataaatcccaTTTAGAAGGCTAGCTTGTGACGTCACAATACACTTTGTTCATTAAATGGggaacatttaataaaaaattaactcttgggtaatttttattaatattttttgtaactttttgatTTATAAATCATTAAGTTGTCATGTCTGTTATAATCCCAGTGTGATTGTCTGTTATAATCCCAGTGTGATTGTCTGTTATAATCTCAGTATTATTGTCTGTTATAATCCCAGTGTGATTGTCTGTTATAATCTCAGTATTATCGTCTGTTATAATCCCAGTGTGATTGTCTGTTATAATCTCAGTATTATTGTCTGTTATAATCCCAGTGTGATTGAGTTAAATGATTGTGcatcacaacaacaaagtacaaCATGCTTCTAGTGACACAACCATGAGACACAAgacatttatatttgtataagtaTGTTGTACATCATGTTAAAGTATCACAACCATGAGGTACAATTGCTTATAGTATCACAACTATGAGGTACAATTGCTTATAGTATCACAACCATGAGGTGCAAAACTATTACAGCATTACAACAAGACGTATTCCATGTTAACACTAATCACTCGGCTGTCTTTATCaactttcataatttttgttcatGTTTTCAAAATGGCTTCTCTCGGAGTCGGTTCACGTGACGTTATAAAGGCCTATACATCATAACAAGAGGAATAGATAACATGTAAGTAAGTACTgataattatattacaaattttaaagtaagaCAGGTATTTGTATGTGTTCTTGGTTACATTTGAagaaataacacagaaacaacagtGACGGTTTTAAACGATAATAACAAAAGCtgtgtaaaaacatatttaattacaaactaaaCTCTGCTGTCTTGCCGTCTGTGAACGCTATACGTCTAATATTAGTACTAATACAGTGTCTACGTTGAATTACAATAAACAAGCAACGCTagaaattattaagaaataattttaagaaaaaaattatgatttctgAAAGTCATTATTCGCTTATAAATATTTCCCGAAAATATAGTTGTTAAAAAACACACTTTTCATAAACCTTAgaaaatttgtaacaaaagaCGTAAGACTTTACATCACTCGTGAATCAAAGCTAATTCTGATTTGCCCAACCCAAtcagtaaagaaaatgacagcTCTACGTGTGTCCTGTATTACCGGATAACGTTATTAAAAGCAGACTAAtaatgtttcttaaatattttacgtTTGCATCTtgccataatttatttttcttatcacTCACCAGTGATTAATGGGCTAATAGAAAAACGGGTGTGATAAAAACATTAATGGCTTTTAAAATGATCCGCGGTATACTTTCCtataacaatacataaatattcttcaaTTACAAGCATAACCGGCTAAATCAAGGGGGGCATGTCCCCCTCCCCAATTTTGACTCGATGTCTAAATGTTCCTTTGGATgctgttgttttagtttttaatttaatggCCACTGGTAGCATAGCGAAGTGCCTTCAATCCTCGGTGAGCCACCTTTCTACATATTCAAATATGTTCTATGACCTAT is from Tachypleus tridentatus isolate NWPU-2018 chromosome 2, ASM421037v1, whole genome shotgun sequence and encodes:
- the LOC143244411 gene encoding chromobox protein homolog 1-like, coding for MTLLEPRLHKCLFLMHEQKKKISGDDRYEEENSLGESIERSRKSENTWEPEENLDCPELISEFEEKRKVDVEEKKDTSDKKRKINGTEKRESSQKKKKKVEEDNKLRGFDRGLDPERIIETTDSSGELMFLIKWKGSDEADLVPARLANVKCPQVVIQFYEERLTWHTSSTSEDEDKKEKESCS